The following proteins are encoded in a genomic region of Acidobacteriota bacterium:
- a CDS encoding cysteine desulfurase, whose amino-acid sequence MFRRIYLDNSSTTRVDPVVVEAMLPFLTEDFGNASSIHFYGQRARGAVDKARHQVAGLINSRPNEVIFTSGGTESNNLAIRGLIEAFVSGQQGNKGDSIPHIITSAIEHSAVKSVCEDLEKQGIEVTYLPVYKNGIVRVEDVINAIREETILISIMTANNEIGTLQPVEEIGRRIRELKQSGKKIWFHTDAVQAAGKIEIDVESIGCDLLSLSGHKIHAPKGVGALYVRRGTRLHSQNIGGRQERGLRGGTESVPNIVALGKAAELGKENLADESARLMTLRQKLENEIGEKISDLVFNGERESRLPNIANISFLGVEGEGLLINLDMQGIAVSTGSACSSGSLEPSAVIRALGHGDDVARNAIRFSLGRFNTADDIARLLEVLPNAVETLRKLSPRSQTTSN is encoded by the coding sequence ATGTTTCGGCGGATATATTTGGATAACAGCTCAACAACGCGGGTCGATCCGGTGGTGGTCGAGGCGATGCTGCCGTTTTTGACCGAAGATTTCGGCAATGCATCGAGCATCCATTTTTACGGTCAGAGAGCTCGCGGTGCCGTCGACAAGGCTCGTCACCAGGTTGCCGGACTTATAAATTCGCGGCCGAACGAGGTAATCTTTACGTCCGGCGGAACCGAATCGAATAACCTCGCCATTCGCGGCCTCATCGAAGCCTTCGTCAGTGGTCAGCAAGGAAATAAGGGCGACTCGATCCCTCACATAATTACATCTGCGATCGAGCACTCTGCCGTCAAAAGCGTCTGCGAAGACCTTGAAAAGCAGGGAATCGAGGTTACTTATCTTCCTGTTTACAAAAATGGCATTGTTCGCGTCGAAGATGTCATCAACGCGATACGCGAAGAGACCATACTCATCTCAATAATGACCGCCAACAACGAGATCGGCACTCTGCAGCCTGTCGAAGAGATCGGCCGGCGTATTCGCGAGTTAAAACAAAGCGGCAAAAAGATCTGGTTTCACACCGATGCCGTTCAGGCGGCAGGCAAGATCGAAATAGATGTCGAGTCGATCGGCTGTGATCTTCTCTCGCTTTCGGGACATAAGATACACGCTCCGAAGGGCGTCGGAGCACTATACGTGCGTCGCGGAACGCGGCTTCACTCTCAGAATATCGGCGGCCGACAGGAACGAGGGCTACGCGGCGGCACCGAATCGGTTCCCAACATCGTCGCTCTTGGCAAAGCCGCCGAATTGGGAAAAGAAAACCTTGCCGATGAATCGGCAAGGCTGATGACGCTCCGTCAAAAATTAGAAAACGAGATCGGCGAGAAGATCTCCGACCTCGTTTTCAACGGCGAACGTGAATCACGTCTGCCGAACATTGCAAACATCTCGTTCCTTGGCGTCGAAGGTGAGGGTTTGCTTATAAATTTGGATATGCAGGGAATTGCGGTTTCAACCGGCTCTGCATGTTCATCGGGTTCGCTGGAACCGTCAGCGGTCATTCGTGCACTCGGGCATGGTGACGATGTTGCACGTAATGCGATCAGATTCAGTCTCGGCAGATTCAACACCGCCGACGACATCGCCCGCTTGCTCGAGGTCTTGCCCAACGCCGTCGAGACCCTTCGAAAACTCTCGCCCCGTTCCCAGACAACATCCAATTGA
- a CDS encoding EAL domain-containing protein produces the protein MERNQILDHIKVIVIGVGILATGLSLFTLPADSFGWGYVLLMSFAILIAPRMSLTLPRSKFSISFSDSIVFLAFLVYGGEMAIFTAFVETLANCLYLKHKGRLTGRWIVPFNSSLAAVVTAISYGVLIASSLLPAFEKNKSDTRALVTVMGLFALTQFFGSSILVSVYQNIKSRAGIWQIWKTQGLSSSLTQFTGAALAGMVFKLINYADVLVTGIACVGLILMYVSYRQSIGEINDAIDQVEEAERQKSELERERRREAEKHADQLKITLEKEENANIALRKSERDFQHAALHDSLTRLPNRKHLGDMLRGLINDYRRDPSESFHVLFLDISRFKNINDSLGHTIGDKVLMIAAKRFVRMLNPNDMVARIGGDEFAIILRNVKTTGKAQKVARRIYDSISQPFSLSGNSISISVNIGIAPCDAEYNTPEEVLRDADIAMHYAKEKEDGVAIFTKELRYRFLERIRTENDLRHAIDRGELSMNYQPLVDLQDGHLLGFEALLRWNHSEFGNVPPNKFIPIAEDSGLIIPITIWILKETCTRLARWQKIGPAYKDMIVSVNISGKHLMHGDLIADVEHALEMSKLSPSSLKLEITESVAMENADHTINVLNRLKQLGVKLSIDDFGTGYSSLSILHRLPFDSLKIDRSFVYSVGENGENSEILQTIISLAKNLKMRVIAEGIETETQLNLLQNLGCDYGQGYLLARPQNADAAEKLLYESKTWLPVPLMRVDEPTQESIADANLPVF, from the coding sequence ATGGAAAGAAATCAGATACTGGATCACATAAAGGTAATAGTGATAGGCGTTGGCATTCTTGCCACTGGCCTTTCTTTATTTACGCTCCCGGCCGATTCGTTTGGCTGGGGATATGTGCTGCTGATGTCGTTCGCGATTCTGATCGCACCGCGAATGAGCCTCACGCTCCCGCGATCAAAATTCTCGATCAGTTTTTCGGATTCGATCGTATTCCTCGCGTTCCTGGTCTATGGCGGCGAGATGGCGATCTTTACCGCGTTCGTCGAAACGCTGGCAAATTGCCTATACCTTAAACACAAAGGCCGGCTCACGGGCCGTTGGATCGTACCGTTCAACTCTTCACTTGCTGCTGTCGTGACCGCCATCAGCTATGGTGTGCTGATCGCGTCCTCACTGCTGCCGGCGTTTGAAAAAAACAAAAGCGATACGCGGGCATTAGTGACGGTAATGGGGCTGTTTGCTCTGACGCAGTTCTTTGGATCGTCGATCCTTGTATCGGTTTACCAAAACATCAAATCAAGAGCCGGTATTTGGCAGATCTGGAAAACTCAGGGACTTTCGAGTTCGCTCACCCAATTCACCGGAGCTGCACTGGCCGGCATGGTTTTCAAGCTGATCAACTACGCCGATGTGCTGGTTACCGGGATCGCATGTGTCGGCCTGATATTGATGTATGTCAGCTATCGGCAATCGATCGGCGAGATCAACGATGCGATCGATCAGGTCGAAGAAGCCGAACGGCAAAAGTCCGAGTTGGAACGCGAGCGCCGCCGCGAGGCCGAAAAGCATGCCGACCAGCTAAAGATCACTCTCGAAAAGGAAGAGAACGCGAATATCGCCCTGCGAAAGAGCGAACGAGATTTTCAACATGCCGCATTGCACGATTCGCTGACCCGTCTGCCGAACCGCAAGCACCTCGGCGATATGCTGCGAGGGTTAATAAACGATTACAGACGCGATCCGTCCGAATCGTTTCACGTATTGTTTTTGGATATCAGCCGTTTCAAGAACATCAACGACAGCCTCGGCCATACGATCGGCGACAAGGTGCTGATGATCGCGGCAAAGCGTTTTGTCCGGATGCTCAATCCGAACGACATGGTCGCCCGTATCGGCGGAGACGAATTCGCCATAATCCTCCGCAACGTAAAGACCACCGGCAAAGCTCAAAAGGTCGCACGCCGAATCTACGACAGCATCTCGCAGCCTTTCTCACTAAGCGGTAATAGCATCTCGATTAGTGTAAACATTGGAATCGCACCGTGCGATGCCGAATACAACACGCCCGAAGAGGTGCTCCGCGACGCCGACATCGCGATGCACTACGCCAAGGAAAAGGAGGACGGCGTAGCTATATTTACTAAGGAACTGAGGTATCGGTTCCTTGAGCGCATTCGCACCGAAAACGACCTTCGCCATGCCATCGACCGCGGCGAGCTGTCGATGAATTATCAACCGCTGGTCGACCTGCAGGATGGCCATCTGCTCGGTTTCGAGGCGTTGCTTCGCTGGAACCACAGCGAATTCGGCAACGTCCCGCCGAACAAATTCATACCGATCGCCGAAGACAGCGGCCTCATCATCCCGATCACGATCTGGATCTTGAAAGAGACCTGCACGCGGCTCGCCCGCTGGCAAAAGATCGGTCCGGCATATAAGGACATGATCGTCAGCGTAAATATCTCGGGCAAACATCTGATGCACGGCGACCTGATCGCGGACGTCGAACACGCCCTCGAGATGTCCAAGCTGTCACCGTCTTCGCTCAAACTCGAGATCACCGAAAGCGTCGCGATGGAAAACGCCGATCACACGATCAATGTTCTCAATCGCCTAAAACAGCTTGGTGTAAAACTCTCGATCGACGATTTCGGCACCGGATATTCGAGCCTCAGCATTCTGCACCGTCTGCCGTTCGACAGCCTCAAGATCGACCGCTCGTTCGTCTACAGCGTCGGCGAGAACGGCGAGAACAGCGAGATCCTGCAAACCATCATCTCGCTCGCCAAGAACCTAAAAATGCGGGTCATTGCCGAAGGCATCGAGACCGAAACGCAGCTCAACCTGCTCCAAAACCTCGGCTGCGACTACGGCCAGGGCTACTTGCTCGCACGCCCACAGAACGCCGACGCGGCCGAAAAACTTCTCTACGAAAGCAAAACGTGGCTTCCCGTACCGCTCATGCGTGTCGACGAACCAACGCAAGAATCCATAGCTGACGCAAATCTGCCGGTATTTTAG
- a CDS encoding winged helix-turn-helix domain-containing protein: MKASGVRFYRFGEFELDARRRVLTKNGGLVDISAKNFDLLSALIENEGKLLTHDQLLDIVWAGTFVEQSSLKKGISTLRHILDESPDEGRFIKTIPRQGYSFVADVTRVESPAIAAIRQTQTEIIVEETEELIDDDAETGRRLIGPVSSGRRWIVLAVGLGILLIAVLGISRFYTGGTRAQFSVERVRQEKLTNDGNCPGAISQDGNYVACMMRSGTTGVAIEIKQLATGSRRRLIEYTDAHLYALAFSPDGNFVYYVLDDTEEPDRTGLHKISVFGGDDRKLSDRVGSVTVARDGRIAYTRAGTNVVEVVVGGPNGESPAVVASLPSEIRLWDFNFTPDGGSLLCSIRKQISDLKNIFYVSEFTITGGVEKQIVPDRETLIVSAVWLPDKSSLLMAIREPNADIKQIWQYTPSTGQYVRVTNDNNSYKNISILPDGRSLVALMESAKASIWISDDEGLNFHELESGPQHVERVFWLPDGRIGYSTTENSSELVRAVSLDGRSNTRLTEGTDGLWIQPSMSGDGKAVVFNSTRSGLIQLWRVGIDGKGLTQLTSAPTPIFNGVQLSDGTVIYKTQTPESGWILSKRGPDGNSTRFNADSPDLWAVSPDETQIAFYVNDADMKKRRISIYSMTTGALILTLFPELIAVRRISWTRDGKAISFDTVENGSGEIAIQPIDGTKVKKLTSFRSESLFYHDWSFDGKKIAVVRGKVFSDTVMIKTAATN; encoded by the coding sequence ATGAAGGCGTCCGGTGTGAGATTTTATCGATTTGGCGAGTTTGAACTCGATGCTCGGCGGCGCGTTTTGACAAAGAACGGCGGTTTGGTCGACATTTCTGCCAAGAATTTTGATCTGCTATCGGCTCTGATCGAGAACGAAGGCAAACTTCTGACACACGACCAGTTGCTCGACATCGTCTGGGCCGGAACGTTCGTCGAACAATCAAGCTTAAAAAAGGGCATTTCCACGCTTCGCCACATTCTCGATGAATCGCCGGACGAAGGCCGCTTTATAAAGACAATTCCGAGGCAGGGATATAGCTTTGTCGCGGACGTAACGCGTGTCGAGAGCCCGGCGATCGCCGCTATCCGCCAGACTCAAACCGAGATCATCGTAGAAGAGACGGAGGAACTGATCGACGATGACGCAGAGACGGGCCGGAGACTGATAGGCCCGGTGTCGTCGGGGCGGCGATGGATAGTTCTTGCGGTCGGCCTCGGGATCTTGTTGATTGCCGTACTCGGCATTTCCAGGTTTTACACAGGCGGCACACGGGCACAGTTTTCAGTCGAGCGCGTTCGACAGGAGAAGCTGACCAACGACGGCAATTGCCCGGGGGCGATCTCGCAGGACGGCAACTATGTCGCATGCATGATGAGGTCCGGTACGACTGGCGTTGCTATCGAGATCAAACAGCTTGCGACCGGTTCGCGTCGTCGCCTGATCGAATACACAGACGCACATTTGTATGCACTCGCCTTTTCGCCGGACGGAAATTTTGTTTATTACGTTCTTGATGATACTGAAGAACCGGACCGGACCGGCCTTCATAAGATCTCGGTCTTCGGCGGCGATGACCGAAAGCTTTCAGACCGCGTCGGATCTGTGACGGTGGCACGTGACGGGCGCATTGCCTATACAAGGGCCGGCACGAACGTCGTCGAGGTCGTTGTTGGGGGTCCGAACGGCGAATCTCCGGCGGTTGTCGCCTCATTGCCATCGGAAATTCGGCTTTGGGATTTTAACTTTACGCCGGATGGCGGCTCACTGCTTTGTTCGATCCGCAAGCAAATCTCAGATCTGAAGAACATCTTTTATGTTTCCGAATTCACGATCACGGGCGGGGTTGAAAAACAAATTGTCCCCGACCGCGAAACACTTATTGTCTCTGCGGTTTGGCTGCCGGATAAATCGAGTTTGCTAATGGCGATCAGAGAGCCGAACGCCGACATTAAGCAAATTTGGCAATACACGCCGTCAACCGGCCAATATGTCCGAGTAACAAACGATAACAACTCCTATAAAAACATATCGATATTGCCTGACGGCAGATCGCTGGTGGCTCTAATGGAAAGCGCGAAGGCGTCGATCTGGATCTCAGACGACGAAGGCTTGAATTTTCATGAGTTGGAATCCGGGCCTCAGCATGTCGAACGGGTCTTTTGGCTGCCGGACGGGCGGATCGGTTATTCGACGACGGAAAACAGTTCCGAATTGGTAAGGGCCGTTTCGCTGGACGGCAGATCGAATACACGTTTGACCGAAGGCACCGACGGTCTCTGGATCCAGCCAAGCATGTCAGGTGATGGCAAGGCAGTTGTTTTCAATTCTACGCGATCCGGCCTGATCCAACTGTGGCGGGTTGGCATAGATGGAAAAGGATTAACTCAACTCACGAGTGCCCCGACGCCGATTTTCAATGGCGTTCAACTCTCGGATGGAACCGTGATCTATAAGACCCAGACCCCGGAATCTGGCTGGATATTATCGAAACGCGGCCCTGACGGTAATTCGACCAGGTTCAATGCGGATTCCCCCGATCTATGGGCCGTTTCGCCGGACGAGACGCAGATCGCTTTTTACGTTAACGATGCTGACATGAAAAAGCGGCGCATTTCGATTTATTCGATGACGACAGGTGCACTTATTCTGACCTTATTCCCGGAACTAATCGCAGTTCGAAGGATCTCATGGACACGTGACGGAAAAGCGATTTCATTCGACACCGTTGAAAATGGCTCCGGCGAGATAGCCATCCAACCGATAGACGGCACAAAGGTAAAGAAACTCACGAGTTTCCGCTCGGAGTCGCTCTTTTATCACGATTGGTCATTTGACGGTAAAAAGATCGCAGTAGTTAGGGGCAAGGTCTTTTCCGATACCGTGATGATAAAAACGGCCGCCACCAATTAA
- a CDS encoding alpha/beta hydrolase, producing MNDTKTTQRVSNRGKDTRTMEMRYNYKASVAVLESPERNGTNIGKANIDHTFVSSDKTEAREENSCDQGKTWRVMFGEFESKSEARGQASGVEANVSVGVNSDGTYAVSVGLPPIQGMLKGEEKASFSGQCKPKEGKTHTMPSTPTNIEGNSLTSDGRDRVDPSDPNQLSGSYTSSGPGFTETITWSLKKCGAPLRITDLQFEDMKFPNWNDWHAISEQKGTIDGNLVKIKAKVLNESGETKYANVRFKETYKGDKWDGARPDAELKDAEVGVRIDANSEQTVELLWDSSGYSWFDDGRPRLLQRVKAELEENNKKIDEMTKNLKVAPKPLVLVHGLWSNAQAWSSWQNILTTSHSYDWKAYAVGEKPEKGLMNTGGSFLSTQKTNSIGENARELEKYIRYAQEDRNAWHVDLVAHSMGGLISRYYISQIMEPNTAEDPRPKVSHLVMLGTPNMGSPCADVMNVVFEMLGDNVEAIRQLRQDQVENFNRTNKARKGVKFSVLAGNPLPTMCKQIVWNDGVVPVASAKWKIKDNAESKSIHTDLTGTSDFSAFVKPRLAIGPKGDHMPEAPDASQYTGQLEPPALAGGLSRGPSAGPVEETVPSLEYGMSSFEMMNVQPPAAAGGTDSPFARSVKLAAKQSVEIDVPVAAAANFGITFMADPKVSVELIDSSGAVVGKNLASSPEARGWFRSIFYDKPTNAGTWKLRLANEGDLEYRAVVTTWANAQ from the coding sequence ATGAACGACACCAAGACGACCCAGCGTGTCAGCAACCGAGGCAAGGACACGCGCACGATGGAGATGCGTTACAACTACAAGGCGTCGGTCGCGGTGCTCGAATCGCCCGAGCGTAACGGCACAAATATCGGCAAGGCCAATATCGACCATACATTCGTAAGCAGCGACAAGACCGAGGCACGCGAAGAGAATTCGTGTGATCAGGGCAAGACGTGGCGGGTGATGTTCGGCGAGTTTGAATCAAAGAGCGAGGCTCGCGGTCAGGCTTCGGGCGTCGAAGCGAATGTCAGCGTCGGGGTCAACAGCGACGGCACGTATGCCGTCAGCGTCGGCCTTCCGCCGATACAGGGCATGCTGAAAGGCGAGGAAAAAGCTTCGTTCTCGGGCCAGTGTAAACCGAAAGAAGGCAAAACCCACACGATGCCTTCGACACCGACCAATATCGAAGGCAATTCGCTCACCTCGGACGGCCGCGACCGCGTTGATCCGAGCGATCCTAACCAATTGAGCGGCAGCTACACCTCGTCAGGGCCCGGATTCACCGAAACGATCACATGGAGCCTCAAGAAGTGCGGTGCCCCGCTGCGCATTACGGACCTGCAATTCGAGGATATGAAATTCCCGAATTGGAACGACTGGCACGCGATCTCAGAGCAAAAAGGCACCATCGACGGCAATCTCGTCAAGATCAAAGCCAAGGTCCTCAACGAATCAGGAGAAACGAAGTACGCGAATGTCCGATTTAAGGAAACCTACAAAGGCGACAAATGGGACGGTGCCCGGCCCGATGCCGAACTCAAGGACGCCGAAGTGGGCGTGAGGATCGACGCGAATTCGGAACAGACGGTCGAGCTGTTGTGGGATTCGAGCGGCTACTCGTGGTTCGATGACGGCCGCCCGCGATTGCTGCAGCGTGTCAAGGCCGAACTCGAGGAGAACAACAAAAAGATCGACGAGATGACCAAAAATCTCAAGGTCGCACCAAAACCGCTTGTTCTGGTCCACGGCCTTTGGAGCAACGCCCAGGCCTGGTCGAGCTGGCAAAATATCCTGACGACGTCACACTCGTACGATTGGAAGGCGTACGCCGTTGGCGAGAAACCGGAAAAGGGTTTGATGAATACGGGCGGCTCGTTCCTCTCGACGCAGAAGACAAATTCGATCGGCGAGAATGCACGTGAGCTCGAAAAATACATCAGATACGCTCAGGAAGACCGCAACGCGTGGCACGTCGACCTCGTCGCTCACTCGATGGGCGGGCTGATCTCGCGCTATTACATTTCGCAGATCATGGAACCGAACACCGCCGAAGATCCGCGGCCAAAGGTCTCGCATCTCGTCATGCTCGGAACGCCGAATATGGGCTCGCCATGTGCGGATGTGATGAACGTGGTGTTTGAAATGCTCGGCGATAACGTCGAGGCGATCCGACAGCTTCGGCAGGATCAGGTCGAGAACTTTAACCGAACGAATAAGGCCCGCAAAGGCGTCAAATTCTCGGTCCTGGCCGGCAATCCGCTGCCGACAATGTGTAAGCAGATCGTCTGGAACGACGGCGTCGTGCCGGTCGCATCGGCAAAATGGAAGATCAAGGACAATGCCGAATCAAAGAGCATTCACACCGATCTGACCGGAACGTCGGACTTCTCGGCGTTCGTCAAACCGCGGCTCGCGATCGGCCCGAAAGGCGACCATATGCCCGAGGCACCGGACGCGTCGCAGTACACGGGACAGTTAGAACCACCTGCGTTAGCGGGTGGTTTAAGCCGCGGGCCATCAGCCGGTCCGGTCGAAGAGACCGTCCCTTCGCTTGAATACGGTATGAGTTCGTTTGAGATGATGAACGTTCAACCACCCGCTGCCGCAGGTGGTACTGACTCGCCGTTTGCAAGGTCGGTAAAACTCGCGGCGAAGCAGTCTGTCGAGATCGACGTACCGGTTGCGGCTGCCGCGAATTTCGGTATCACCTTTATGGCCGATCCAAAGGTGTCGGTGGAGCTGATCGACAGTAGCGGTGCGGTCGTCGGCAAGAATCTCGCGTCGTCGCCAGAGGCCCGCGGTTGGTTTCGCTCGATCTTTTACGATAAACCAACGAACGCCGGAACGTGGAAACTGCGGCTGGCTAACGAAGGCGATCTCGAATATCGAGCGGTCGTCACCACTTGGGCCAACGCGCAGTAA